In Lujinxingia sediminis, a single genomic region encodes these proteins:
- a CDS encoding DUF6483 family protein — translation MIVKNEQLMRALEALSRAYKRVAGARTETSDDAMALAALDSVLAEHLHTRPELIHTLTYEDLRSLDAPILASLGRLWTLRAAMLHDLAKPGAAAQSATLAFHMLRQTLRERLDDEDRYAAHHLHRLLVHPIAAQALSPDEVAPAYVELFDFYAEHRIDDRAEDTLFHALELLADNAPERARLGQRARSYYHHLRTLDETELRRRGLSRFDITQALADLDDLLGR, via the coding sequence ATGATCGTAAAGAATGAACAACTGATGCGTGCGCTGGAAGCTCTCTCACGGGCGTACAAACGCGTCGCCGGCGCGCGCACCGAGACCTCCGACGACGCGATGGCTCTGGCGGCCCTCGATTCCGTCCTGGCCGAGCACCTGCACACACGCCCGGAGCTCATCCATACGCTGACGTACGAGGACCTGCGGTCGCTTGATGCGCCGATTCTGGCCTCGCTGGGGCGACTGTGGACGCTGCGTGCAGCGATGCTCCACGACCTGGCGAAACCGGGGGCCGCAGCTCAGAGCGCAACTCTGGCCTTCCACATGTTGCGCCAGACGCTGCGTGAGCGTCTCGACGACGAAGACCGCTATGCGGCTCACCACCTTCACCGACTGCTCGTTCATCCGATCGCTGCGCAGGCGTTGAGCCCCGATGAGGTGGCGCCCGCGTATGTGGAGCTCTTTGACTTCTACGCGGAGCATCGCATCGACGATCGCGCCGAAGACACCCTCTTTCATGCCCTGGAACTTCTGGCCGACAACGCCCCGGAACGTGCGCGTCTTGGCCAACGCGCCCGAAGCTACTATCACCATCTGCGGACGCTCGACGAAACCGAGCTCCGACGCCGTGGCCTCTCCCGCTTCGACATCACCCAGGCCCTGGCCGACCTCGACGACCTGTTAGGCCGGTGA
- a CDS encoding cold-shock protein, whose translation MKIQGTVKWFNADKGYGFLTQPDGEDVFCHFSAIQSSGFKTLREDQRVEFEVEQGPKGLQAVNVVPLD comes from the coding sequence ATGAAGATTCAAGGTACGGTTAAGTGGTTCAATGCGGACAAGGGCTACGGTTTCCTCACCCAGCCTGATGGCGAAGATGTTTTCTGCCACTTCAGCGCGATTCAGTCCTCGGGCTTCAAGACCCTTCGCGAAGATCAGCGCGTTGAGTTTGAAGTTGAGCAGGGCCCCAAGGGTCTTCAGGCGGTCAACGTTGTGCCGCTTGACTAA
- a CDS encoding CAP domain-containing protein: MGWRAVVGAVVVVVMGCAAGSADQPVMRRYVEVEGGLGGAVADGDWEWAKSSRHVRCGEADIRGDDLGANVVEGGDVANWSSVVAERGDRCGDDYETALFRLANCERRERGLSELTCDMRLVALGRQHSADMRDRDFFSHVNPRGQGPFDRMEAVGIAYRAAAENIGLAPTVAHAHRGWMDSAGHRQNVLHEGLTHYGVGVVASEQGYFKTALFIALP; the protein is encoded by the coding sequence ATGGGCTGGCGAGCAGTGGTCGGGGCGGTGGTGGTGGTGGTGATGGGCTGTGCAGCAGGAAGCGCGGACCAGCCGGTGATGCGCCGCTACGTGGAGGTCGAGGGAGGCCTGGGCGGGGCGGTCGCCGACGGGGATTGGGAGTGGGCCAAAAGCTCTCGCCATGTGCGTTGCGGCGAGGCGGATATTCGTGGTGATGATCTCGGCGCGAATGTGGTCGAGGGCGGGGATGTCGCGAACTGGTCGTCGGTTGTTGCGGAGCGCGGCGACCGCTGCGGCGATGATTACGAGACGGCGCTTTTTCGCCTCGCCAACTGCGAGCGTCGTGAGCGTGGGCTGAGCGAACTTACCTGCGATATGAGGCTGGTGGCTCTGGGGCGTCAACACAGCGCTGATATGCGGGATCGGGACTTTTTTTCGCACGTGAATCCCCGGGGCCAGGGGCCCTTTGATCGCATGGAGGCGGTGGGGATTGCCTATCGCGCGGCCGCCGAAAACATCGGGCTCGCCCCCACCGTAGCGCATGCTCATCGGGGATGGATGGACTCGGCCGGGCATCGGCAGAATGTGTTGCACGAGGGTCTGACCCACTATGGTGTCGGGGTCGTCGCCAGTGAGCAGGGCTACTTCAAGACGGCGCTCTTTATCGCGCTGCCCTGA
- a CDS encoding cold-shock protein: protein MAQRLVGSVKWFSEQKGFGFISQPNGEDVFCHFSAIQSSGFKTLREDQQVEFEVEQGPKGLQAVNVIPLD from the coding sequence CACAGCGTCTCGTCGGTTCAGTGAAGTGGTTCAGCGAACAAAAAGGCTTCGGCTTCATCAGCCAGCCCAATGGTGAAGATGTGTTCTGTCACTTCAGCGCCATCCAGAGCTCGGGATTCAAGACCCTGCGTGAAGACCAGCAGGTGGAGTTCGAAGTCGAGCAAGGCCCCAAAGGCCTGCAGGCTGTGAACGTCATCCCCCTTGACTGA